The genomic region TCTACTTTCAAAATATCCGGGTACATTCTGGATGCGAACGGTAACAGTCTGAAGGGAGCTAACATTATTTTTAATGTTCCTTCACTTGTTCCAAGTGTAAATTCAGATTCCTCCGGATATTACGAAATTTTTGCTCCACAAGGCACATAC from Candidatus Bathyarchaeum sp. harbors:
- a CDS encoding carboxypeptidase-like regulatory domain-containing protein, translated to MRKFIKISLLFTLIVGLVSSTPLQFGSAQESSTFKISGYILDANGNSLKGANIIFNVPSLVPSVNSDSSGYYEIFAPQGTY